A single Leptolyngbya sp. 'hensonii' DNA region contains:
- a CDS encoding cyclic nucleotide-binding domain-containing protein — MFAQLPEQRMHWIRWGLTVGWLLIIASLFYDPWTSALTTSDHPWSPLRLPDACIQVQGKCLSEQPYPLGTTLFWGTIVPAAIFILLVFGHELWRRICPLSFLSQIPRALGWQRQFKREHKKTGKVRYELAKVDPNSWLGRNYTYVQFGWLFGGLCGRILFFNADRLVLAIWLLFTITAAIFVGYWYGGKSWCQYFCPMAPVQSIYSEPGGLLSSKAHMSEQPITQSMCRTLLPDGKEQSTCVACQHPCIDIDAERTYWQSLNQPETSFLRYGYVGLVIGYFSYYYLYAGNWNYYFSGAWLRQTNQIASLFDPGLYLFGQAIHIPKLIAVPLVLGGCTAIGYWGGQWMEKHAKAYSRRKQANLTIETLRHRLFTLCTFGIFNFFFIFGGRPLVQLLPWSVQYLYDLGLVTLSTLWLYKTWRRSPDLYSRENLANRFRKQLEKLQLDVSQFLEGRSLSDLNTHEVYILAKVLPGFTREKRHQAYKGVVREALEEGYVNYSSSLDILQQMRQELGITDDEHRIVLEELGIEDPELLNPDRKRSLENQIRLSGYRKSLERLMLLQRKQSDRTTFEQLSFQDSAAVHSLRRQYSITSQEEEWILSGFSDNASSVKKVEFLLAQLPELIDCYRALNQPMLQQHQAVLTLLRENIRHKKELIVRSILENLTLLQSDPTAFTVVQSLQQASPAILGEILEQENWGDRIPPAILQYLTQPGETPVSCSLEFSSQAILDHLEALLQDQNPMIQAAALYIITQLDTKRSQEIARNHRHKFSSRLVQETIDLLLSPPLTSTANPSLSEFPTLEKLVYLFNSDFFHRMQSETLIALADQAEVKTYSQGEVITEAGDTCRELLLLIEGDARIHYQTGSKVRVEQLHPGQTLDELEVLTHSNSENTIVADSESTRILALSVDAFDDLLDHDPDFARRVLELESRQLQRFVRSVQPL, encoded by the coding sequence ATGTTTGCACAACTGCCAGAGCAACGAATGCACTGGATTCGCTGGGGATTGACTGTTGGTTGGCTCCTGATCATTGCCTCCCTGTTTTATGACCCCTGGACATCGGCACTTACCACATCCGATCATCCCTGGAGTCCCTTGCGGCTTCCGGATGCCTGTATACAGGTACAGGGAAAATGCCTCTCTGAGCAGCCCTATCCGTTAGGAACAACCCTCTTCTGGGGCACCATTGTGCCAGCCGCCATCTTTATCTTGCTGGTGTTTGGACATGAGTTATGGCGGCGGATTTGTCCACTCTCTTTTTTATCTCAAATTCCTCGTGCTTTGGGATGGCAACGACAATTCAAACGAGAGCATAAAAAGACTGGAAAAGTGCGCTATGAGTTGGCAAAAGTTGACCCAAATTCATGGTTGGGTCGCAACTATACCTATGTACAATTTGGCTGGTTATTTGGCGGGTTATGTGGGCGAATCTTATTTTTCAACGCTGATCGTTTGGTGCTAGCAATCTGGCTATTATTTACAATTACAGCGGCAATCTTTGTTGGCTACTGGTACGGTGGCAAGTCCTGGTGTCAGTACTTTTGCCCAATGGCTCCAGTTCAGAGTATCTACAGTGAACCAGGGGGATTGTTGAGCAGCAAAGCCCATATGAGCGAGCAACCGATTACACAATCCATGTGCCGTACGCTGTTGCCAGATGGCAAAGAGCAGAGTACTTGCGTCGCCTGTCAACATCCCTGCATTGACATTGATGCTGAGCGCACCTATTGGCAAAGCTTAAACCAACCTGAAACTTCATTTCTGCGCTATGGCTATGTGGGTTTAGTGATTGGCTATTTTAGCTACTACTATCTCTATGCAGGCAACTGGAACTATTACTTCTCTGGGGCATGGCTACGGCAAACCAACCAGATCGCTTCCCTATTTGATCCTGGACTTTACCTGTTTGGTCAGGCCATTCATATCCCCAAATTGATTGCAGTGCCACTAGTGCTGGGTGGATGCACGGCGATCGGGTATTGGGGAGGACAGTGGATGGAAAAACACGCCAAAGCTTACAGTCGGCGAAAACAGGCAAATCTGACAATCGAAACCCTTCGGCATCGCCTATTTACCCTATGTACCTTTGGCATTTTCAACTTCTTCTTTATTTTTGGGGGTCGCCCTCTGGTGCAGCTTCTTCCCTGGTCGGTGCAATACCTCTATGACCTAGGTTTAGTAACCCTGAGTACCCTCTGGCTTTATAAAACCTGGCGGCGTAGTCCTGATCTCTACTCTCGTGAAAATCTCGCGAATCGATTCCGCAAACAATTAGAGAAATTACAGCTTGATGTTTCACAGTTTTTAGAAGGACGATCTCTGAGTGATTTAAATACGCATGAAGTATATATATTAGCCAAAGTGCTTCCTGGGTTTACCCGTGAGAAACGGCATCAGGCATACAAGGGAGTTGTGCGAGAAGCACTGGAAGAGGGTTACGTGAACTACTCCAGCAGTCTGGATATTTTGCAGCAAATGCGTCAGGAATTAGGCATTACAGATGACGAACACCGCATTGTACTGGAGGAATTGGGCATTGAAGATCCAGAGCTGCTCAATCCGGATCGCAAACGCAGCTTAGAAAATCAGATACGTTTGAGTGGCTACCGCAAATCATTGGAGCGGCTAATGCTGCTCCAACGAAAACAGTCTGATCGCACTACATTTGAGCAACTGTCATTTCAGGATTCAGCCGCCGTTCATTCTCTGCGTCGTCAATATTCCATCACCTCTCAGGAAGAAGAGTGGATTCTGAGTGGATTTTCGGACAATGCTAGTAGTGTCAAGAAGGTAGAGTTTCTTCTGGCACAATTACCCGAATTAATCGACTGTTACCGCGCTCTGAATCAACCAATGCTGCAGCAGCATCAAGCAGTATTAACCCTGCTCCGAGAGAACATTCGTCATAAAAAAGAACTGATTGTCCGATCAATTCTAGAAAATTTGACACTGCTCCAATCTGATCCGACAGCATTCACCGTGGTACAAAGCTTGCAGCAAGCTTCACCTGCCATTTTAGGAGAGATTTTAGAACAGGAGAATTGGGGCGATCGAATACCACCAGCAATCCTGCAATATTTGACCCAGCCTGGGGAAACTCCAGTTTCCTGTTCACTGGAGTTCTCTTCTCAAGCCATTCTCGATCATCTCGAAGCCTTGCTTCAGGATCAAAATCCCATGATTCAGGCAGCAGCACTCTATATCATTACCCAACTGGACACAAAACGCAGTCAGGAGATTGCTCGAAATCATCGTCATAAATTCAGTTCCCGCCTGGTGCAGGAAACGATCGATCTGCTATTGTCTCCACCCCTGACATCCACAGCAAACCCATCCCTCAGCGAATTCCCAACACTAGAGAAATTGGTGTATTTGTTTAATAGCGACTTTTTCCATCGAATGCAAAGCGAAACGCTCATCGCCCTTGCTGATCAGGCAGAGGTGAAAACCTATAGCCAAGGGGAAGTGATCACAGAGGCAGGAGATACCTGTCGAGAGTTACTGCTGTTGATCGAAGGCGATGCCAGAATTCATTACCAAACTGGATCGAAGGTTAGGGTGGAGCAGCTTCATCCCGGGCAAACCCTAGATGAGTTAGAGGTTTTAACCCACAGCAACTCAGAAAATACGATCGTTGCAGACAGCGAAAGCACCCGGATCTTGGCCCTGTCTGTCGATGCTTTCGATGATTTACTTGACCATGATCCTGATTTT